TCCTCAAGGGCCTTCTTGATAAGTCCTACTTTTTCAACCGCTTTCGCAAGCATCATCTTCCACCTCCTCTTTGATTTCTTCAAGGGTTCAAACAAACCCCCGCTCTGCCCGCAGAGGCTTGCCTGAAACCTTGAGAGGGAAAGGCGGGACAGGCCCGCCCAGCATACTTACTTAATCTTGTATTCTTCGCAAAACTCCAGTAGTTTGGACAATGGCCACTCCCTTAGTCGGCCGAGTCCATTTTCCTTTGTAAATTCAGCATACGCCTTCTTAATAGCGGAGTCGCCTGATTTCAGCTTCTCTGCTATCCTGTTATAACAGTCGTAGAACTTGCCGAGCTCCCCCTCGTAAGCCACTCGGCCTACGGAAAGCATAGCAAGCCCTTTCTGGACGGCGTCGGTAATTGCTCCTTTCAGAGCATCACCAACGTTATCGTTTCTACTACCTCCAAACGCCTCTCTGGAGGCGATAACGTCGCCGTCCTTAATCCACACCTTTATTCTCACGAATGCGTAAGAGTTCATTCCCTTGCCCTCAAGGCTCTGCACCTGAGAGTCAAGGATTTCATAGCCCCAGTTTTCAGGGCCAAAAACTTTATTCATGCTGTCAAAGACAGCTTGAGGTAAGAAGCCGTACAAAACCCTCTTACCTCTGTCAATTTTCTGGATAACCTTGAAGCCTTGGTTATCCAACTCCTTATTGACCTTCTCAACCAGCTCCCAGAGCTTCCTTTCCATTTTCCACCTCCTCTAATTGATTTTCAGAGTTTCAGAACAGCCCCCGGAGCTCCAGA
The sequence above is a segment of the Thermovibrio ammonificans HB-1 genome. Coding sequences within it:
- a CDS encoding Rad52/Rad22 family DNA repair protein, whose amino-acid sequence is MERKLWELVEKVNKELDNQGFKVIQKIDRGKRVLYGFLPQAVFDSMNKVFGPENWGYEILDSQVQSLEGKGMNSYAFVRIKVWIKDGDVIASREAFGGSRNDNVGDALKGAITDAVQKGLAMLSVGRVAYEGELGKFYDCYNRIAEKLKSGDSAIKKAYAEFTKENGLGRLREWPLSKLLEFCEEYKIK